The Clostridia bacterium genome includes a window with the following:
- a CDS encoding helix-turn-helix domain-containing protein encodes MSFSEELKSIRQHSFLSQEAFARELNVSFSSVNRWEGGRAKPNLNAMKNIKAFCETHDIDFSRLEREWHEMGKED; translated from the coding sequence ATGAGTTTTTCTGAAGAATTAAAAAGCATCCGGCAGCACTCTTTCCTGTCACAGGAGGCTTTTGCGCGTGAGCTGAATGTTTCGTTTTCTTCCGTCAACCGGTGGGAAGGCGGCAGAGCGAAACCGAATCTCAACGCCATGAAGAATATAAAAGCGTTTTGCGAAACACACGATATAGATTTCTCCCGTCTCGAAAGAGAATGGCACGAGATGGGCAAGGAGGACTGA
- a CDS encoding type I restriction-modification system subunit M gives MADIKKEQDALFSTIYKMATDLVHAGHVSEWDFKSYVFVTMFYRYISENLTAYINAGERAAGDADFDYAKLSDTDAEGAREGLIQEKGFFILPSELFGNVLRNARNNENLNETIEGVFRHIEESAKGSDSESSFSGLFDDFDVNSKSIGETVAKRNEVLVDLLEGVNRMPLYSSEGLNADLFGDAYEYLMGMYAANAGKKGGQYFTPADVSELLARLGTIGKTDVNKVYDPACGSGSLLLKAERVLGKGHIRQGFFGQEIDLTTYNLCRINMFLHNIEFDKFSIVREDTLMAPQHWDDEPFDLIVCNPPFSRPWKASSNPVLINDPRFAPAGVLAPDSKGDLAFVMHCLSWLSADGAAAIVCFPGIMYRGGAEQKIRKYLIDNNFVDAVIQLPANLFLNVTISVDIMVLRKNKKGNRVLFVDASGECVKVTKNNRLSDDNIARIVSAVANHSEIKHFSHLASYDEVAENGYNLSVSTYVEAEDTREKIDIKKLNAEIEEIVAREATLREEINRIIMEIEI, from the coding sequence ATGGCAGATATAAAAAAAGAACAGGACGCCCTGTTCAGTACGATATATAAAATGGCCACCGATCTGGTACACGCAGGTCATGTCTCGGAGTGGGATTTCAAATCCTATGTGTTTGTAACGATGTTTTACCGCTACATATCCGAGAATCTTACTGCGTACATCAATGCCGGTGAGCGCGCCGCCGGCGATGCGGATTTTGATTATGCCAAGCTGTCTGATACGGACGCCGAGGGTGCGCGCGAGGGGCTTATTCAGGAAAAAGGCTTTTTCATCCTTCCCTCTGAGCTTTTCGGAAATGTGCTGAGAAACGCAAGAAATAATGAAAATCTCAACGAAACGATAGAAGGTGTATTCCGTCATATTGAAGAATCTGCAAAAGGCAGCGATTCGGAAAGCAGCTTCTCCGGTCTGTTTGATGATTTTGATGTCAACAGCAAATCCATCGGCGAGACCGTAGCAAAAAGGAACGAGGTGCTTGTTGACCTTCTCGAAGGCGTAAACCGGATGCCGCTGTACAGCTCCGAAGGTCTCAATGCCGATCTGTTCGGAGACGCTTATGAATATCTCATGGGCATGTATGCGGCAAACGCAGGCAAAAAGGGCGGTCAGTATTTCACGCCTGCGGACGTTTCTGAGCTTCTTGCGCGTCTCGGAACAATCGGCAAAACGGACGTGAACAAGGTATATGATCCCGCCTGCGGTTCGGGGTCTCTATTGCTCAAGGCCGAGCGCGTTCTCGGCAAGGGGCACATCCGTCAGGGCTTTTTCGGACAGGAGATTGACCTTACGACATATAACCTGTGCCGCATCAATATGTTTCTGCACAATATAGAATTTGACAAGTTCAGCATTGTCCGCGAGGATACGCTTATGGCTCCCCAACACTGGGATGACGAGCCGTTTGACCTTATCGTCTGCAATCCGCCGTTCTCCAGACCGTGGAAAGCGTCAAGCAATCCCGTTCTGATCAACGATCCGCGATTCGCGCCTGCCGGTGTTTTGGCTCCCGATTCCAAGGGGGACTTGGCATTCGTTATGCACTGCCTGTCATGGCTTTCGGCAGACGGCGCGGCTGCAATCGTATGCTTCCCCGGCATCATGTATCGCGGAGGAGCGGAACAGAAAATCCGAAAGTATCTGATCGATAACAACTTCGTGGACGCTGTGATCCAACTCCCGGCGAACCTGTTCCTTAACGTGACCATTTCCGTTGATATCATGGTTCTGCGGAAGAACAAGAAGGGCAATCGGGTATTGTTTGTGGATGCCTCCGGCGAATGCGTTAAGGTCACGAAGAATAACAGGCTTTCCGATGACAATATTGCCCGTATCGTGAGCGCGGTGGCGAATCATAGCGAGATCAAACATTTCTCTCATCTGGCGAGCTATGACGAAGTCGCGGAGAACGGCTATAACCTTTCCGTTTCCACCTATGTGGAGGCGGAGGATACTCGCGAGAAAATCGACATCAAAAAACTGAATGCCGAGATTGAGGAGATCGTCGCACGTGAGGCGACCCTCCGGGAAGAAATAAATCGTATTATTATGGAGATTGAGATATGA
- a CDS encoding restriction endonuclease subunit S: MNRLGELIKEYCTNGVEYKRLGEIGPVCMCKRILKSQTNSEGGIPFYKIGTFGGVADSYISEELFNEYKSKYSYPKAGEVLISAAGTIGRSVIFNGESSYFQDSNIVWVSNDETQVLNKYLFYCYQLSPWSISSGGTIARLYNDNILKAKIPVPPIEVQREIVRILDNFTELTAELTAELTAELTAELTARKKQYEYYRDALLDVRKEIPVVKLKEIATEMFRGAGIKREEVTEEGIPCVRYGEIYTTYNTWFDTCVSHTKLEYVPSPKYFEYGDILFAITGESVEDIAKSVAYVGHDRCLAGGDIVVMKHKQNPRYLAHVLSTTYAREQKSKGKVKSKVVHSNVPSIENIEIPLPPLDVQERYANVLDSFEAICNDLNIGLPAEISARQKQYEYYRDLLLTFAETGNTIVRQTDRQAEIALLQYVFGYAEVQLQDVAEYRSQRIDAAEIDENSYIGVDNLLPDKGGRKPSEYVPIEGRLIRFEANDVLIGNIRPYLKKIWLSDCSGGTNGDVLTVGIHDDVEVYPRYLYYVLSSERFFAYDNQYAKGAKMPRGNKDAVMQYCFALPSYSEQIRIAGLLDRFDALCNDITKGLPAEIEARRQQYEYYRDKLLTFKEV; the protein is encoded by the coding sequence ATGAATAGATTGGGAGAACTTATAAAAGAATACTGCACTAATGGCGTTGAATATAAGCGTTTAGGTGAAATCGGCCCTGTTTGTATGTGTAAAAGGATTTTGAAATCACAAACCAACAGTGAAGGCGGTATACCGTTCTATAAAATTGGGACATTTGGCGGAGTTGCAGATTCATATATCTCTGAAGAGCTATTTAACGAATACAAAAGTAAGTATTCATATCCGAAGGCTGGAGAAGTATTGATATCAGCCGCTGGTACAATAGGAAGAAGCGTCATTTTTAACGGTGAGTCTTCTTATTTTCAAGACTCAAATATTGTATGGGTTTCAAATGACGAAACACAAGTTCTAAATAAGTATCTTTTCTATTGCTATCAATTGTCCCCTTGGAGTATTTCATCCGGTGGGACTATTGCAAGGTTGTATAATGACAATATTTTGAAAGCAAAGATCCCTGTCCCTCCCATAGAGGTGCAGCGTGAAATTGTCCGTATCCTGGACAATTTCACGGAGCTTACAGCGGAGCTTACAGCGGAGCTTACAGCGGAGCTTACAGCGGAGCTTACAGCGCGGAAGAAACAGTATGAATACTATAGGGATGCGTTGCTGGATGTGCGCAAGGAAATCCCTGTCGTTAAGCTCAAGGAGATCGCCACAGAGATGTTCCGTGGAGCTGGCATCAAGCGCGAGGAAGTGACCGAGGAAGGTATCCCTTGCGTCCGTTACGGCGAGATATATACGACCTACAACACATGGTTCGATACTTGCGTATCCCATACGAAGCTTGAATATGTGCCGTCTCCTAAGTATTTTGAGTATGGTGATATTCTGTTTGCTATCACCGGGGAAAGCGTGGAGGATATTGCAAAATCCGTCGCATATGTAGGGCATGACCGCTGCCTTGCAGGTGGTGACATTGTGGTGATGAAGCACAAGCAGAACCCGCGCTATCTTGCCCATGTCCTCTCTACCACTTATGCGAGAGAGCAGAAAAGCAAGGGCAAGGTCAAAAGCAAGGTGGTTCATTCCAATGTGCCGTCTATTGAAAATATAGAGATACCGTTGCCACCTCTGGATGTGCAGGAGCGATATGCGAATGTGCTGGATAGTTTTGAGGCTATATGTAATGACCTCAACATCGGTCTCCCGGCAGAAATCAGCGCAAGGCAAAAACAGTACGAATATTACAGAGATTTGCTATTGACATTCGCCGAGACCGGAAACACAATCGTTAGACAGACAGACAGACAGGCTGAAATAGCGCTTTTGCAGTATGTGTTTGGGTATGCGGAGGTGCAGTTGCAGGATGTGGCTGAATATAGAAGTCAGAGAATCGATGCCGCTGAAATTGACGAGAACTCCTACATTGGGGTAGATAATCTTCTTCCAGATAAAGGCGGTCGCAAGCCTTCAGAATACGTTCCAATTGAAGGTCGGCTTATCCGATTCGAGGCAAACGATGTTTTGATCGGAAACATCAGGCCATACTTAAAGAAAATATGGCTTTCTGACTGTTCAGGCGGCACGAATGGAGACGTCCTCACCGTAGGTATCCATGATGATGTGGAAGTATATCCACGGTACCTGTATTATGTCCTTTCCTCCGAAAGGTTCTTTGCTTATGACAACCAATATGCAAAAGGAGCAAAGATGCCGCGTGGGAACAAAGATGCTGTGATGCAATATTGTTTTGCATTACCATCTTACTCCGAGCAAATAAGAATTGCCGGATTATTAGACCGTTTTGATGCCCTATGCAATGACATCACTAAGGGGCTTCCCGCCGAGATAGAGGCTCGTAGACAGCAGTACGAGTATTACAGAGATAAGCTGCTGACATTCAAAGAAGTATAA